The segment AAGGTTTTGTTCTTCATATCCAACACTCTTATCCTTATAATCACCGTTGATTATGGCGCTTTCACTGGTAACGAGAGGCACGACTTTTCCGGTGAGTATACTGCGGCAGCGGCAGCAGCGATGAGACGCCGTGCATATAACTACACTCCAGTTCCCGTCTTCACATACGGAGAAAACGCTAGACAGCAAAACTCTGGCCATGCAGAAATGAAGAACCGTAAAGATGTTGAAGAAGAATCGATGGTAAAAGATATTGTGTGTGTTTCATCGCCTCCTGAGAAAATAGTGAGCCAGGAAAAGTTGAGAGAAGATGTAGCAAAAGAGGAATACAAACCGGTTAGTGAAAAAAGTAGTGCCGTTAATGAAGAAAATCGCAAAGCAAGAAACCATGTGAACCGAAAATCTTATGGACGAACTAAATCAGATAAACCACGGCGGGTTAAGATAACCGAAGATGAAAAGGCCAAACGTAAAAGCTATCGTCGAAGCGAATCTGATAGCTCCAAATGGATGGTTGTTTCACAGAAACGGGAGAATGTTGAAGAAGAATCTGACgagttctcaaagatgtctaACGAGGAACTGAACAGAAGAGTCGAAGACTTCATCCAAAGGTTCAATAGACAGATCAGATTACAATCACGAGTTTCATCTACATGATTTGAATTGCTCATAGTATAATAAAGCTAGTAagagcttttattttttattgctagagttcttttttcttttttattaagaCTTTGTGATGAGATGACTATCTTTGCAGTCGTCGGTGTAAATTAATACACgacatgaaaaatataattgttactGCCCTGATAAGTTACGACTTTAAATATTTGATCCGTTGTTAGAAACAATGTATACTTTATCTAAAACATGATATATTGGTTTAACTACGTTCAATGTGTCAAGATTTGACTATTTGAAACtgagaaatattttttctaattttctttattaatatacGTAAGAGCATATGAACAAAGTTTAGAATGATCAAGATTAAAATGCCATTGATGAGGGCCATCAAACTTGAGGCCTAAAAATTTCCTTCAACTTTAGTACAAAGAGGAATTGAGTGAGATGAGAAGTCCTAAGATATGTTTTGGGtgaaaaagttaaatttattcGAGTCTCCGACACTAATGCATCTATTGTCGATAAATAAGTTTGAGAAATACTAAAGATATGAAAATgactacaagaaaaaaatgCTAACGGGTAATGGTCTAACTGGATTCGGATCAGATTTGTAAAAACATTTCCAAATAATGGACCACAAAAATTAATTACTAATAAAGTTAAAAGAGACATATTAGATGGGAATCGCCAGAAGGATAAAAGTTTTCAACACCAAGTTACAATTTCCATGCACGTTATTATCAGTAATGCATTAATGTTAGGAATTATCGATCGTTTGATTGCTTAAATAAATAACGACACAAAATTTTCAACCCAGTTCCCTTGCGGTACTTCTGGGGTGGGAACCGTCTCCCACAACAtccactatcaatcaaaggGGTTTACACAAACGCTCTAGGCGCTCTCTTCGTATAAACATGACATTAACAAAGAATaagaagatcaaagaaactctatCCCTTAGAGACATGACTCGAACAATGTCTCTTAGTTTCTTCTActcttgatctctctcttaacttctctttgttcttgtgttTAGGGTTTTTCCGGATCTCTCGGATGTTCTTTGTGCTTGGacgttttcttatttatatcaAAGATCACCGACTGTCATTTGTGCTTTTCCTTTTTCTCCATAATGACTTGTAGCCGACATATTCATATACACAATTTCCTTTTCTTGTACGTGAAGCAAGAGCTATCTTGAATTGGGTTTAGACAAAACTCAGCCCAATTTTCAAGCTCATGAAGAATTGATATATGAAGCCCATATACTTACAATCTCCACCTTAGGCTTCATTCttctcatttattttgtttggccCAGTGATTTATCACTTTGACCCTGCCCAAAAgaagctttcttttttttttcccccGATGACGAGAACATATCATCTCACAAACACAGTCGATGCCATCTCACCGGAAGTTATACCGTTCCCGACGAGTGTTCCGATCACCACTGCACTCTTGTGAATCACTGCCGCTGTTTTGTCTGAGAAAACCTTAAAGCTCTCGACTTCATTCAACAATCTTTCATCTCCTTTTCAGAGATCGAATCAACcaagcttcttcttccttaTATCAACTTCAATCTCTGACTGCAATTCGATCAGCTTCTCATCATTACCCGAAGAACCTTCGCATACCAACCAATACACAACTGCATCTTTGCTCGTGAATCCTTCCTTCCCTTTGATATTGAAGTTCCAATTTCGGTTTGCAACTTCGGTGACTTCTCTTCACGAACTTGAGGTATCAACTTGTTCTATTCCACTGCCGTGTAGCTGTATGTTGATACCAACTCTGAGAATACCTACCAGCTTCTCCAGCGACCCTGTTGCCGCATTCTCCAGCTTCTCAGGTATTATTTTCCGCCTCCTCTGCTGTGTATAAGTCACATGACTCCCTTCAGCTTGCCGGCGATTTCCAATTTCCATCGATGAACCTGCTTTCCCATCGGTTCGCCACCATCGCAACTCCGATCCGAGACTGCGCTCCGACAATTACTTTGCCATTGAACTCAGATCAAGTTACTCCACCTTGAACTCTGATTCTTCCTTTGATTACACCACCGTCGACGCCACTGCTCCGTTTTCTTCTTGAGCTCAAAACCCAGAGAGATTCATGACTCTCTCTCAAGTTTCCATCTTCTCTCgagctatcattgatgatcCTGTGATATCAATGCTCAAGAGCCTCCAGCCTCCGACTCATCTCCCTTGATAAGTTGCAAACAGAGCTAGCTTGTCTTTCTCTCTACAGTTTGTCTGGCGAAAGCCTTCGCCACCTCCACTGTCCAAGACGTTTCCTTGTGTAACCTCCTCCAGTGACCCTCTTGGTCGTACCATCACCACATACCTCCGTCGGTATCCATTAGCGACTCTGCCTCGTTTCCTTTCCACAGTAGCTCCACTTTATTTTACCATTCTCCACAGCACCACCTGAACGTGGAATAATCTTTTGTTTCCATTTAATGGTAACATCCTCAATAAAGCCTGCAACTAGTCAATTTGTTTTGTCTCTCTCCTGATTTCTCTAGGCTATGTAAAATCATAACTTGTGATTTTTCTGCAGTTTCTTCGGTGATCAGTCGAAGTACTTCTGCTCCCATGATGATTCCTGGTAAAACCACAAACTTGAACCATCCTTTTAGCCTCTGCAATTTTTTAGACTTATCTGAGACAGTGAAATCACAGCTTGGATTTCAACCTCTTTCTTCACACAGTAGCTCCTTGTGGAATCTAACCGTTGATTCCTTGTTTATTTCCAGCTACTCATGATGAAAGACCAACCTTCTCTCTTGCTTCCTGCAACTTCAGGTATATCCCATAACCTGATCCTCCTCTAGACTTGAGTTACAGCCTGTTTCTTTTTCCTTCTCTTACCAGCTCCTTTGGTGTACCCTTACACCTCCTTTGCTGGTCCTCGGCCACTCGTCTTCTTTCAGTTTATCCAGCAAACTGATTCACCTCCTCCACCATTTAAGATGTCCGGTAACTCTCGTTAGACCTTGTATCATCATCACCTATgcttctctaattttttttctctctccgAGAACCTTAACGGAACCTGAAACCGTTTCAGATTTCCACGATGAACTCCACCTGGAACCAGAATCAACACTCCAGAACGTCTGATGCTTCACGGTTACGTTAAATCTTCACTGCGAGAGCTCAGCCTCGTCCCTTTTTCCATCCTTTAGGTAATTCCCTTTACCTTAAACCAATCAATCACACAGCCTCCTCCATGACCGTCATGAATCTGTTGTTGATCGAACTCATCCTCCCTTTGCATCTTGATTTCCTTTAATCAAATGCAATTACTTTTCTAAATCATATATGTTTCACCCAATGAAACAATCTCTGATTCAAAAATTCTTTTCTGTTTAAACCCCACAGCTTTGAATCCCTCTTTGTACCGCCGTTAACGGAACACGCCATCAAGCTACCACATTTGCTAGATAGACTTTCGACACAAACTTTGATCCAGCTTTCTTCTTAAACAGAATCTTAGTAACAACATTACACCTTGTTGCAAGATTTCTTCTGTATAAGATCTGCCTTGAACTCCTCTGTGTACCGCTGTTATCACTTAACAGAACCCGCCATCAAGCCATCATCCTTGCTACATAGACTTTTGACACACCCCTAGTCCAAGCATCTCTTCTACAGAACCTAACACACCCTTTGTGTTCTTTTTTACCTCTTGTAATTCTGATCCTTATCCCTGGCACTTAACCCCCTCATTGAAGACTTTATCAGACCTGATTTTATATGAACTTCTCATAAGCTCCCTCTACCTGCTTTGTCTCAAGCAGACTCCATATTTCACCTCCATACTCTTTCTGCTATAACCTTTCTCTTGAATCTCAGATTTTTAACATACTGTCGAAAAACTTTTCTACACATCCCTTTCCTAAGGCGTCCCCTAGACATGGATCTGTAAGTCCAGTTGTTTTATCAACCCATCCATGAACACCAAACTGAATAAACTTTTAACAACTAGAGCAAGCCAAGATACAACCTGATTTCACAGCAAAAAATCTTGACTTCTCTATTGTTAAAATCTATTCTACTTCCACTTGCTCTCCCAAAATCCTGATTCCATAAACGTAGCAGCCTTGAGTATCCAGAAACTTCAAACATCACAATTACCTTCTGCCTGCAGCGGAAACTTGTCGCTAAAGTTTTCAACGCGTACTTCTTTAAACCATGCATGATTCCCTTTGATCTTTCAAACTCCAACTCCTCAATGTGTCGACTCCATAATTTCACTAACACCCGCAATCAAAACCtggattgctctgataccacttgttaggaATTATCGATCGTTTGATTGCTTAAATAAATAATGACACAAGATTTTTAACCCAGTTCCCTTGCGGTACCTCTGGGGTGGGAACCGTCTCCCACAACATCTACTATCAATCAAAGGGGTTTACACAAACGCTCTAGGCGCTCTCTTCGTATAAACATGACATTAACAAAGAATaagaagatcaaagaaactctatCCCTTAGAGACATGACTCGAACAATGTCTCTTAGTTTCTTCTActcttgatctctctcttaacttctctttgttcttgtgttTAGGGTTTTTCTCGGATCTCTCGGATGTTCTTTGTGCTTGGacgttttcttatttatatcaAAGATCACCGACTGTCTTTTGTGCTTTTCCTTTTTCTCCATAATGACTTGTAGCCGACATATTCACATACACAATTTCCTTTTCTTGTACGTGAAGCAAGAGCTATCTTGAATTGGGTTTAGACAAAACTCAGCCCAATTTTCAAGCTCATGAAGAATTGATATATGAAGCCCATATACTTACAATTAATGCTAATGAAATCCTTAAAGAGTTTTCTCTCATGCACTCTGGTTTCGTTCTCAACAGGTTGTGATCTTTTCTTCCAAAACTTGAAATGCAAAGACCTTCCTTCAAGCATTTTCTCAATCTCCTTCATTGGCATTCCTTTTGTCTCCGGAACACACACCACAACAATGAAAAGACCAATGACTGAGAAGTGAGAACACTCAAAAATGAGAAGGTCCAAGATGTTCTTATAGCTTtaattaaagaaagaaaagattgaGGCACAATCAAATTCGACATCCAATTAGCAGTTGCAGACCTGCAGTTGCAGAGATCCTCCACGACTCCTCTGAATCTCAATAGATAAATCTCTGAGTTAACTCTCTATGGAGCTATTAGTGATGGgcctaactcacacccaaaagCTAGCTCAAGAGTGGAGTATTGCCCAATCACATATATACTGCCCAAGGATACTATATGTAACCGATGTGGGACTTAATACACCCCCTTCACGCTCAGGATTAGACATCTATAGCTTGAAGTTTGTGGGACTGGACATCCACGGGTGGGCCACATCGAGAAATTGaaaccatgctctgataccatattagtgatGGACCTAACTCACACCCATGGATGTCCAGTCCCACAAACTTCACGCTACAGATGTCCATTCTTGAGCGTGAAGGGGGATGTATTAAGTCCCACATTGGTTACATATAGTATCCTTGGGCAGTATATATGTGATTGGGCAATCTTCCACTCTTGAGCTAGCTTTTAGGTGTGAGTTACGCCCATCACTAATATGATATCAGAGCCAAGTTTCAATTTCTCGATGTGGCCCACCCGTGGATGTCCAGTCTCACAAACTTCACGCTACAGATGTCCAATCCTGAGCGTGAGGGGGGGGTGTATTAAGTCCCACATCGGTTACATATAGTATCCTTGGGCAGTATATATGTGATTGGGCAATCCTCCACTCTTGAGCTAGcttttgggtgtgagttaggcTCATAACTAATATGGTTAGTATTAAGTCCCACATCGGTTACATGTAGTATCCTTGGGCAGTATATATGTGATTTGGCAATCCTCCACTCTTGAGTTAGcttttgggtgtgagttaggcccatcactaatatggtatcagagccaggtttcAATTTCTCGATGTGGCCTACCCGTGGATGTCCAGTCCCACAAACTTCACGCTACAGATGTCCAATCCTGAGCGTGAGGGGGGTGTATTGAGTCCCACATCGGTTACATATAGTATCCTTGGGCAGTATATATGTGATTGGGCAATCTTCCACTCTTGAGCTAGTTTTTGGGTGTGAATTAGGCCCATCACTAATAGGAGAAGTCCCCATTCCCGGAGAGAAGAAAATGATATAAAGTCCGAATCCAAGAAGAGCAAACCAACCAAAGTTACTAGGACATCCTTTGGTGTAGCAAAACCTGTTTTGGTTGTGCCATAAATCCTTAAAGAATCATTAGATACCCAACAAGCCCCAGAATATTCCTGAAATCATCATATAAAAATGGCTAATGTTTTTGAGTAAAAACGTTTACATTATTTCCTTCAGTACCTTTCCATTGGAAGATGAGCAAAACCCgcaagatggagaagaagatttcAACAAGTCCACTAGTAGAAAAAAACGCCACAGCCACGTTTTTTTCCGTAGCTATGAACCAAATTTTGTAGCTATATGAAGAGTTAGCCACGAAATGCTACGAATAAAAAATGTGGCTATAGGAGCGTAGCAAATTTGGACCGTGTCAAAATCGTAGCAAACAAGCCACGATTTGGTACGAAACGTTTCGTAGTGCTACGAATCAAACACGTTCACATTCGTATCTATTTGCTACGAAATGAAACATGGCAAATTTGtgggtatttaaaaaaaaattagaagaaataacagtataaattttttattttaaaattattatttaatatattatacaaaatacacatatatacataaatataaagataaatgcatatatacacacaaataCATCGTATCTATACGGGTATAGGGTTCTTCCGGAGACGTCACCGTCGGCTTCAGCACCTCCACAGCCGCAGCTTCCGCGCTTCACCATCAACTCCGTTGTGTTTCCTTCTTCGCACCACCAGCTCCGGCGTGTCTGCTCCGTCCCAATACCACCTCCGGCGCGTCTTCTCTTTCACACCATCACCTCCGGCGCTCTTTCAGTCACACCATCACCTCCGACGCGTTTCCTCCGTCGCACTACGACCTCCGGCgtatcttctccttctccttcccGTTTCATCTCTTTTCCTTCTCAGAtctgtaaacaaaacaaaaaaaaatttagaaatagcTTAAGGAGATGCAGAGAAAGAGATTAGGAAGAGGATGAAACACTTGCTTCTTCACAAAAGATGAAGAAAGATGATGAAACACAGAGTCATGGGATCGTCTTGGTCTCCACCTCCACGACAATGGCGACTGATGCTAACGACGGCAGGCTTGGATAGAGGCTGAGCAGGGATAGGCATGAAGAtaaatggagattgagcaaggcAGGGAGATGGCCGGAGGAGATAAATTGAGATTGAGaataagaaaaaagagagaagttTGGCTTTCAAGATCTGTTTCTCGGTTTCTCCGaggaaagaagaagacgaaagaGAGAAGTTGAGATTGATTTCCCACCATTAGATTTAACTTTAATCAATGGCTGTAATTGATCTGACCAAATCCTTGCCATTAGCTATCACCCAatgaaaaaacagttttattctttttaaaatttgctTGTTATTTGGTATTGTATTTTGCTTTTGATTCTTATGTTTGAACGTAAAGTTTAAGGATAAAACTTTATAGTATATAGTTTTGAATTATGaagtattttgacatatagTTGAATAAAGTTTGTGGTtaagtttgttttgtaaaataattattttaattgtatatgtaaaattttagtgtttggatttttgtCTTTGAAGTTAAGggattaaattttaagattataattAATGTTTGAGATTTAAGcttaactagatcttgacccgcgctttggaagcgcggaatattttacgatgaaaaatttcactaataacttaacaaatattttggtaatttttaaaaatgtatatttaaaatatttttgcatttaaatcagtgtttttaaattcaacccgattgtgattatatcggttaattcggagatctgacaattcaatttaggtttttaaaatattcatattaaaaaaattactaaaacccaagattaaccgattgaagtgttggatgaccgatatgtaatctaatttgatttaaattgtaacaatttcataatttgtaatcttatactccaaattttaaagtttattattttaaaatttatgaaattatgatgtttctacaaaattttaaaaagaaaatgatagatataacataactaagattaattattgtattgtttggaaacattgatagtagtataaaaaatatattgtttggaaacattgatagtagtatatagaaataaatatattgtttgaaaacatagatagtaatataaagaaagaaacattaatgatttaatgtaagtttaactataaagtataaaggtgtatttaatttaaaaacttacaaaataaatattaggtccaatagaatgtttctattttaataagatagataagtatagatttatgatttatgttTAGATTTAAGCTTAATAAGCTAGAATTTAGGTATAGTGTTGAGTTATGTTTAGATTTATGATTTGAGGTTGATGTTTAGAGTGTAGGGTTTGGAGTATATAGTGTTGAgtttaattaaaagttaaatttgaaGATTAGGTTTAAGATTGATGGTTAAGTGATAAAAATAGATATAGAGTTTATAAGAGTTTTGAATGTATAGTTGTGTTTGATGTTAGGGTATAGTGTAGAGTTTGATTGAAGTTTAAAGTTAGTGTTGTGggagttatattttaaaagataaaaaattaataaaaattgaaaatacaaGGTTATAATATGAAGATATTGTAATTTTAAAGGTTGtatttaaagtttagggtttaaaaatatgtttagggtttagggtttcacATAGCCACGAAAAAATCGTGGCAAAATTGTGGATATTTTGCATTAGCTACGTTTATAACTACGTTTTATTTCGTAGCAAGCCTGCCACGAGATATTCGTAGCAAAATCCTAGTTTTTTTTGCTACGCTTTATTTCGTGACAATTTCGTAGCATGTTTTGCTACGATTTAGTCACAAAAAGCTACGTTTTGTATTTCGTGGCTTTTTGTAGCATTTTCGTGGCATTTTAAAAATTGCCACGAAATTTTCGTAGCAATTTCGTGACTATGAGCAAAATTTCTACTAGTGGTCGTACAATCCGAGCTTTGGTTCCTATAGCTGAGTTATAGGAACCAAAATACCATACTCGATACAGTAATAAAAGTATATGCTGATTGTTATATATGTCATGCTTACGGTCTAGTTATGGAAGAAACCGGGTGAAGTTGAAAAATAGGCCGATGGCTAGATTACAAGGTTTGCAGTTTTTACACATTTAATGTTATTTCATTTTCAGAATTATAAATTATGGGCAAGAGACCCTccaaatttatttatgtttaagtAGTTTGGTGGTTTCTGCAAAACCTTTGTCTTGATAACTGGATTAGGAAACAAATTAACGGggaaaaacttttaaaactttattttcttttggcgGTGGATTGTGCCGTGCCTCTGACGGCAAACATGAGAAAGGTCTGTCAGTAGCAGTGATGGATTTTGGCCTTCATTGCCGTATTGAGTACGTATCCAACTACATATATACTAATTAGGGTGAAGCATGGATTACCAAGATCAAGTTAAGCTCAGGCTCAAGCATTTATCAGATAAATATGGCGTGGTCCTTAGATATTCATGGTGTTACACATGGCATATAAGTGACCACCCTATTGGATTTCCTATTTGTACCTCTTCCAGGATCTAAGTCGATTTTGTACTTAAAACGTAGATATGTGGATCCGTATATATGTTgacaaaaaggaaaacaaaaaaaaaagcatatggATCTATAATGTGTATATGTAAATCAGATTTTGTATGAATCTGGTAATAATATGCATCACACGATTGGCTTAGTCGTAAGGGGGCAACGTGGTCCCAAAttaatactctctctgttttataataagtgtcattctgacctcattttcttgttatacaaagagtgtcactttacaattccaatgtaaattatactaactttcagctgaaaattaattgcaaactgcattgattttataaataattttatttatctaaaatactattggtcaaaaagatataattaattacaacttacatttatttcaacaactttcttaatctgtgtgaaaaatgtcataACGatactctttaagaaacggagggagtacgaAATTGCTTTGACTTCAGGCACTGATTCTTAAATGTCATCCCAACTTAACTGGTTATACATTGTCAGTGTCCATGCATTAGGATTTcacaaagtttttttaaaaggttCATTTTCTGTTTACTtactttgtaattttttatatcttttaccTTTTGCTAGTTCGATCGATCATATTGTTCACGTAGTTTTTCACTCCCTTTCCCTTGCAAGGATATAAAAATAAGAGACAGTGGGGTACGATTTTGTGGAAAATGagcatctattctattaattttgcagtGTGACCCATTGATATCAGTTGTGTCCAACAATTATTTTTCCACGATACCCAACTTTTTATATGATAACTACCTAATAATCACCCCCATCAGTTGTAGCCTAATAAGCATCCATAACTGCATCAATATAACTTATCACAATTCTTATGAATACATATTCGAAAAACATTCGAACACGGGTGTGAAGGGCGATTACTAGGCGGAGCGCTGGGCAGAGGCCAAGCATGGCGACGGGTGAAGAAATCGGTTTTGC is part of the Raphanus sativus cultivar WK10039 chromosome 5, ASM80110v3, whole genome shotgun sequence genome and harbors:
- the LOC108857230 gene encoding uncharacterized protein LOC108857230, translated to MTEIHKYMIENPMFEPCKPQKRYYHSSSLLSILLSIFTYVLIFYVFEVSPSSVFKDTKVLFFISNTLILIITVDYGAFTGNERHDFSGEYTAAAAAAMRRRAYNYTPVPVFTYGENARQQNSGHAEMKNRKDVEEESMVKDIVCVSSPPEKIVSQEKLREDVAKEEYKPVSEKSSAVNEENRKARNHVNRKSYGRTKSDKPRRVKITEDEKAKRKSYRRSESDSSKWMVVSQKRENVEEESDEFSKMSNEELNRRVEDFIQRFNRQIRLQSRVSST